One segment of Sesamum indicum cultivar Zhongzhi No. 13 linkage group LG4, S_indicum_v1.0, whole genome shotgun sequence DNA contains the following:
- the LOC105161098 gene encoding uncharacterized protein LOC105161098 isoform X1: MAAVSGKVIQHVLVAHCCQQDRKLSTQYRKDCCIPYRHKLLPYIRGKLAWTDISTMQLRTFSKFNRGIVYCNAAPSATIIPSVDKGVFLKLQNGSDIRGVAVYGVEGEPVTLTEPVTEAIAAAFAAWLLDRKKPDPSKRLKVSIGHDSRISAQKLQDAVSRGLAGAGVDVIQYGLASTPAMFNSTLTKSEDFLCPVDGSIMITASHLPYNRNGFKFFTDAGGLGKVDIKDILERAADIYKNFTDEGLRDAERKAAESVKRVDYMTVYTSDLVAAVRKAAGNVERPLEGFHIVVDAGNGAGGFFAGKVLEPLGAITSGSQFLEPDGLFPNHIPNPEDKEAMRAITRAVLDNKADLGIIFDTDVDRSAAVDFSGRELNRNRLIALMSAIVLEEHPGTTIVTDSVTSDGLTTFIEKKLGGRHHRFKRGYKNVIDEAIRLNSVGEESHLAIETSGHGALKENHWLDDGAYLMVKLLNKLASAKASGVGGGSKVLTDLVDGLEEPGVAVELRLKIDQNHSDLKGGSFREYGEAVLQHLANVVNSDPKLQKAPVNYEGVRVSGYGGWFLLRLSLHDPVLPLNIEAPSNDDAVKLGLAVLAAVNEFKALDTSALNKFVQV; this comes from the exons CAGTATCAGGGAAGGTTATCCAACATGTTCTGGTAGCACATTGCTGCCAGCAGGATAGGAAGTTAAGCACCCAATACAGAAAGGATTGTTGTATCCCTTATAGGCACAAGTTACTTCCTTACATAAGAGGGAAGTTGGCATGGACTGACATCTCCACCATGCAATTGCgcacattctcaaaatttaatcGAGGAATTGTTTACTGCAATG CGGCTCCATCTGCCACCATCATACCATCTGTGGACAAAGGTGTTTTTCTCAAGCTTCAAAATGGCAG TGATATTCGGGGTGTTGCTGTTTATGGTGTTGAGGGTGAACCTGTTACCCTAACTGAACCAGTTACTGAAGCAATTGCTGCTGCTTTCGCTGCATGGTTGCTGGATAGAAAGAAACCTGATCCATCGAAACGGTTGAAAGTTTCAATAGGCCATGATTCACGAATTTCCGCGCAGAAGTTACAG GATGCAGTATCTCGAGGGCTAGCAGGTGCAGGTGTTGATGTGATTCAGTACGG ATTAGCATCCACACCAGCGATGTTCAATAGCACTCTCACTAAAAGTGAAGACTTCTTGTGTCCAGTTGATGGATCTATAATGATAACAG CAAGCCATCTTCCCTACAACCGAAATGGGTTTAAGTTCTTCACTGATGCTGGTGGCCTCGGGAAAGTGGATATCAAAGATATATTAGAGCGCGCTGCTGATATATACAAAAACTTCACAGATGAGGGTCTGAGGGATGCAGAAAGAAAAGCCGCAGAATCTGTGAAAAGAGTGGACTACATGACTGTTTATACATCTGATCTGGTAGCAGCAGTTCGTAAAGCTGCAGGGAACGTAG AGAGGCCACTGGAGGGATTCCATATAGTTGTTGATGCAGGAAATGGAGCTGGAGGATTCTTTGCT GGAAAGGTACTTGAACCTTTGGGAGCTATTACTTCTGGAAGTCAGTTCCTAGAGCCAGATG GGTTATTTCCCAATCATATTCCTAACCCAGAGGATAAGGAAGCAATGAGAGCTATTACTCGGGCTGTACTTGACAACAAAGCAGATCTGGGCATCATCTTTGATACTGATGTCGATAG ATCTGCTGCTGTTGACTTTAGTGGACGTGAGTTGAACAGAAACCGTTTAATAGCCCTTATGTCCGCTATTGTTTTAGAGGAA CACCCTGGGACTACAATCGTGACAGATAGTGTAACATCAGATGGATTGACCACATTTATTGAAAAGAAGCTGG GTGGAAGACACCACAGATTCAAAAGAGGCTacaaaaatgtgattgatgaagCTATTCGATTG AACTCTGTCGGGGAGGAATCACATTTGGCTATTGAAACCAGTGGCCATGGAGCTCTTAAGGAGAATCATTGGCTGGATGATGGTGCATATCTCATG GTCAAGCTTTTAAACAAACTCGCATCAGCTAAGGCTTCTGGAGTAGGTGGGGGCAGCAAGGTTCTGACTGACTTGGTTGATGGCCTGGAGGAACCAGGTGTAGCTGTTGAATTGAGActtaaaattgatcaaaatcattCAGATCTTAAAGGAGG ATCTTTCCGTGAATATGGAGAGGCTGTGCTACAACATTTGGCAAATGTAGTTAATTCCGATCCAAAACTTCAGAAAGCCCCTGTTAACTATGAAGGC GTGAGGGTGTCGGGCTATGGCGGATGGTTCCTTTTGAGACTCTCACTTCATGACCCTGTTTTGCCCCTTAACATTGAG GCACCAAGCAATGATGATGCTGTGAAGCTTGGACTTGCTGTTCTTGCTGCCGTAAATGAGTTTAAAGCTCTTGATACTTCTGCACTGAACAAATTTGTCCAAGTGTAG
- the LOC105161098 gene encoding uncharacterized protein LOC105161098 isoform X2 has product MAVSGKVIQHVLVAHCCQQDRKLSTQYRKDCCIPYRHKLLPYIRGKLAWTDISTMQLRTFSKFNRGIVYCNAAPSATIIPSVDKGVFLKLQNGSDIRGVAVYGVEGEPVTLTEPVTEAIAAAFAAWLLDRKKPDPSKRLKVSIGHDSRISAQKLQDAVSRGLAGAGVDVIQYGLASTPAMFNSTLTKSEDFLCPVDGSIMITASHLPYNRNGFKFFTDAGGLGKVDIKDILERAADIYKNFTDEGLRDAERKAAESVKRVDYMTVYTSDLVAAVRKAAGNVERPLEGFHIVVDAGNGAGGFFAGKVLEPLGAITSGSQFLEPDGLFPNHIPNPEDKEAMRAITRAVLDNKADLGIIFDTDVDRSAAVDFSGRELNRNRLIALMSAIVLEEHPGTTIVTDSVTSDGLTTFIEKKLGGRHHRFKRGYKNVIDEAIRLNSVGEESHLAIETSGHGALKENHWLDDGAYLMVKLLNKLASAKASGVGGGSKVLTDLVDGLEEPGVAVELRLKIDQNHSDLKGGSFREYGEAVLQHLANVVNSDPKLQKAPVNYEGVRVSGYGGWFLLRLSLHDPVLPLNIEAPSNDDAVKLGLAVLAAVNEFKALDTSALNKFVQV; this is encoded by the exons TATCAGGGAAGGTTATCCAACATGTTCTGGTAGCACATTGCTGCCAGCAGGATAGGAAGTTAAGCACCCAATACAGAAAGGATTGTTGTATCCCTTATAGGCACAAGTTACTTCCTTACATAAGAGGGAAGTTGGCATGGACTGACATCTCCACCATGCAATTGCgcacattctcaaaatttaatcGAGGAATTGTTTACTGCAATG CGGCTCCATCTGCCACCATCATACCATCTGTGGACAAAGGTGTTTTTCTCAAGCTTCAAAATGGCAG TGATATTCGGGGTGTTGCTGTTTATGGTGTTGAGGGTGAACCTGTTACCCTAACTGAACCAGTTACTGAAGCAATTGCTGCTGCTTTCGCTGCATGGTTGCTGGATAGAAAGAAACCTGATCCATCGAAACGGTTGAAAGTTTCAATAGGCCATGATTCACGAATTTCCGCGCAGAAGTTACAG GATGCAGTATCTCGAGGGCTAGCAGGTGCAGGTGTTGATGTGATTCAGTACGG ATTAGCATCCACACCAGCGATGTTCAATAGCACTCTCACTAAAAGTGAAGACTTCTTGTGTCCAGTTGATGGATCTATAATGATAACAG CAAGCCATCTTCCCTACAACCGAAATGGGTTTAAGTTCTTCACTGATGCTGGTGGCCTCGGGAAAGTGGATATCAAAGATATATTAGAGCGCGCTGCTGATATATACAAAAACTTCACAGATGAGGGTCTGAGGGATGCAGAAAGAAAAGCCGCAGAATCTGTGAAAAGAGTGGACTACATGACTGTTTATACATCTGATCTGGTAGCAGCAGTTCGTAAAGCTGCAGGGAACGTAG AGAGGCCACTGGAGGGATTCCATATAGTTGTTGATGCAGGAAATGGAGCTGGAGGATTCTTTGCT GGAAAGGTACTTGAACCTTTGGGAGCTATTACTTCTGGAAGTCAGTTCCTAGAGCCAGATG GGTTATTTCCCAATCATATTCCTAACCCAGAGGATAAGGAAGCAATGAGAGCTATTACTCGGGCTGTACTTGACAACAAAGCAGATCTGGGCATCATCTTTGATACTGATGTCGATAG ATCTGCTGCTGTTGACTTTAGTGGACGTGAGTTGAACAGAAACCGTTTAATAGCCCTTATGTCCGCTATTGTTTTAGAGGAA CACCCTGGGACTACAATCGTGACAGATAGTGTAACATCAGATGGATTGACCACATTTATTGAAAAGAAGCTGG GTGGAAGACACCACAGATTCAAAAGAGGCTacaaaaatgtgattgatgaagCTATTCGATTG AACTCTGTCGGGGAGGAATCACATTTGGCTATTGAAACCAGTGGCCATGGAGCTCTTAAGGAGAATCATTGGCTGGATGATGGTGCATATCTCATG GTCAAGCTTTTAAACAAACTCGCATCAGCTAAGGCTTCTGGAGTAGGTGGGGGCAGCAAGGTTCTGACTGACTTGGTTGATGGCCTGGAGGAACCAGGTGTAGCTGTTGAATTGAGActtaaaattgatcaaaatcattCAGATCTTAAAGGAGG ATCTTTCCGTGAATATGGAGAGGCTGTGCTACAACATTTGGCAAATGTAGTTAATTCCGATCCAAAACTTCAGAAAGCCCCTGTTAACTATGAAGGC GTGAGGGTGTCGGGCTATGGCGGATGGTTCCTTTTGAGACTCTCACTTCATGACCCTGTTTTGCCCCTTAACATTGAG GCACCAAGCAATGATGATGCTGTGAAGCTTGGACTTGCTGTTCTTGCTGCCGTAAATGAGTTTAAAGCTCTTGATACTTCTGCACTGAACAAATTTGTCCAAGTGTAG
- the LOC105161098 gene encoding uncharacterized protein LOC105161098 isoform X3 yields the protein MAAAPSATIIPSVDKGVFLKLQNGSDIRGVAVYGVEGEPVTLTEPVTEAIAAAFAAWLLDRKKPDPSKRLKVSIGHDSRISAQKLQDAVSRGLAGAGVDVIQYGLASTPAMFNSTLTKSEDFLCPVDGSIMITASHLPYNRNGFKFFTDAGGLGKVDIKDILERAADIYKNFTDEGLRDAERKAAESVKRVDYMTVYTSDLVAAVRKAAGNVERPLEGFHIVVDAGNGAGGFFAGKVLEPLGAITSGSQFLEPDGLFPNHIPNPEDKEAMRAITRAVLDNKADLGIIFDTDVDRSAAVDFSGRELNRNRLIALMSAIVLEEHPGTTIVTDSVTSDGLTTFIEKKLGGRHHRFKRGYKNVIDEAIRLNSVGEESHLAIETSGHGALKENHWLDDGAYLMVKLLNKLASAKASGVGGGSKVLTDLVDGLEEPGVAVELRLKIDQNHSDLKGGSFREYGEAVLQHLANVVNSDPKLQKAPVNYEGVRVSGYGGWFLLRLSLHDPVLPLNIEAPSNDDAVKLGLAVLAAVNEFKALDTSALNKFVQV from the exons CGGCTCCATCTGCCACCATCATACCATCTGTGGACAAAGGTGTTTTTCTCAAGCTTCAAAATGGCAG TGATATTCGGGGTGTTGCTGTTTATGGTGTTGAGGGTGAACCTGTTACCCTAACTGAACCAGTTACTGAAGCAATTGCTGCTGCTTTCGCTGCATGGTTGCTGGATAGAAAGAAACCTGATCCATCGAAACGGTTGAAAGTTTCAATAGGCCATGATTCACGAATTTCCGCGCAGAAGTTACAG GATGCAGTATCTCGAGGGCTAGCAGGTGCAGGTGTTGATGTGATTCAGTACGG ATTAGCATCCACACCAGCGATGTTCAATAGCACTCTCACTAAAAGTGAAGACTTCTTGTGTCCAGTTGATGGATCTATAATGATAACAG CAAGCCATCTTCCCTACAACCGAAATGGGTTTAAGTTCTTCACTGATGCTGGTGGCCTCGGGAAAGTGGATATCAAAGATATATTAGAGCGCGCTGCTGATATATACAAAAACTTCACAGATGAGGGTCTGAGGGATGCAGAAAGAAAAGCCGCAGAATCTGTGAAAAGAGTGGACTACATGACTGTTTATACATCTGATCTGGTAGCAGCAGTTCGTAAAGCTGCAGGGAACGTAG AGAGGCCACTGGAGGGATTCCATATAGTTGTTGATGCAGGAAATGGAGCTGGAGGATTCTTTGCT GGAAAGGTACTTGAACCTTTGGGAGCTATTACTTCTGGAAGTCAGTTCCTAGAGCCAGATG GGTTATTTCCCAATCATATTCCTAACCCAGAGGATAAGGAAGCAATGAGAGCTATTACTCGGGCTGTACTTGACAACAAAGCAGATCTGGGCATCATCTTTGATACTGATGTCGATAG ATCTGCTGCTGTTGACTTTAGTGGACGTGAGTTGAACAGAAACCGTTTAATAGCCCTTATGTCCGCTATTGTTTTAGAGGAA CACCCTGGGACTACAATCGTGACAGATAGTGTAACATCAGATGGATTGACCACATTTATTGAAAAGAAGCTGG GTGGAAGACACCACAGATTCAAAAGAGGCTacaaaaatgtgattgatgaagCTATTCGATTG AACTCTGTCGGGGAGGAATCACATTTGGCTATTGAAACCAGTGGCCATGGAGCTCTTAAGGAGAATCATTGGCTGGATGATGGTGCATATCTCATG GTCAAGCTTTTAAACAAACTCGCATCAGCTAAGGCTTCTGGAGTAGGTGGGGGCAGCAAGGTTCTGACTGACTTGGTTGATGGCCTGGAGGAACCAGGTGTAGCTGTTGAATTGAGActtaaaattgatcaaaatcattCAGATCTTAAAGGAGG ATCTTTCCGTGAATATGGAGAGGCTGTGCTACAACATTTGGCAAATGTAGTTAATTCCGATCCAAAACTTCAGAAAGCCCCTGTTAACTATGAAGGC GTGAGGGTGTCGGGCTATGGCGGATGGTTCCTTTTGAGACTCTCACTTCATGACCCTGTTTTGCCCCTTAACATTGAG GCACCAAGCAATGATGATGCTGTGAAGCTTGGACTTGCTGTTCTTGCTGCCGTAAATGAGTTTAAAGCTCTTGATACTTCTGCACTGAACAAATTTGTCCAAGTGTAG